The genome window TAACAGAGCAACCACTGCTGCACCTTTCCAGCCCTCAGCACGCAAAGCACCACGGGATCACAGCTGCATTCCTGTCCCAGTAAACAACACTGACGTCCTTAGAAAAATGTCCTTCCCgtgtatgaaaacaaaagcaaagcacgTGGGTTTTTGGAGTAAGGCCAATGCAGGTATCTGAGCAGGCCCAGTTAGATGCAAACACGCTGTGAAACGCCGCTTGAAGTAAACCTTTGCTATTTTCTTGGtcaaactgaaatacagtgaaaatacTCATCACCAGTAATGCTGCTCACCAAGTACTCGGATTACCTGCTTGCTCCTCTTCACAAAGACCTCGAGGGTTTTACAAGACCCTGCACGGCCACCAAAATCCCTGCCTGACCAAAGAGCCCCGGGCTGCCAATAAGGGGAGATGCAGACGCTAAGTAGCCCAGTTTCCAGCAGTGGCCCAGTTACCACCTCACTCACCACTTCGTCTCCATAGTCACCGTTGAGACGCAGGGAGCTGTTCAGGAACTGGCTCTCCAGCCGGCTTTTCAGCTCTTGTACTTGCTTCTTCAAGGTCTCCACCTCTTGCTGGTGCCCAGTTTCAATCTGGCGCAGGCGCTGCTGGATGACATCGGTGTAGACAGGCATCCCGTCATCGTCCAGGTGGCTCCTGGCAGGCTGGTCCGGGCTGCCGGCCGCCTGCTGCTTCCCGAGATGACTCATCATCCATTTCTGGTGCAGGTTCCTCAGgtgaagctgtgcagagctACAGCTCGCTGCAGAGACCTGCCGGCTCAGAGAGGCCTTCATCCTCCCGTCCTCCCCGTTCACACAGTGCCCGTTTGTCGCGTGGTATTTCTGCACGATACCAAGCCCTGCAGGCTTCTCTGTCATCTTGTTCTCGGGCTCCAGCTCTCCGTTACACACAACCTCATCTTTACATTCACCTAAAGGCAAGGCACAGGGGGAAGGCATTGGgatgtgtgtgctgctgctacCAGAAGTCCTATGTACTTTTGTGCCCAGTTTCTGAAGTTCTATGCCGCTTTCCCCCTCCGGCCTGTTTTCAATAGTTCGCGAAAGCTCGTCAGCACTGTTGTCCACCAGATGGGCTCTGTGGCACGGACCCTTGGGAACCAGCTCTTGCTTTGCCTCATTCTCTGTTAAGGTTTCTGTAGAACTCTCGATGTTGGATGTCCTCACCTCGTGCAGGCTCATAAGAGGTAACAGAAGGCCGGCGTGCGATACGCCGTGCAggctttctccttctccttcaggCTTGCCCACACCTTCCTCCACGTTCTTTTGAGTGTCTCTATTTACAAAACTCTCCAAAGGAACAGTCTGTAGTCCTTTCACCTGAGGTAACTTCTGGATAGTGTTACTGAGATCAATGTGCTCCTCCTGGTGTCCTTTAAGCTCACAAGCACCTTGTGAAACCGGACATGGATTGTTCATTACCATACCTTTATCCTCAGCCTTTTCACACAGTTCGCTGACATACCCATGTAGATTTTCAGTTCTCTTCTCCTTATCCGAGGCAATCTCATCCCCTTTACCTGCAGTCTCTAGGCTGCCCCTTAAGTGCTCCTCCAGAACAACATCCTCTTTCGTGGCTTCCTGCAAGATGTTCTCCATCTGTCCCTCCGCCACACCGGCTGCAACAGAAAGCTCTGCTCCCAGCGGAGCCCTGCCCTGCTTGCTCAGGCCATCCCCATCAAACGGATCCTCCCCGGGGTTCCCGaggctgctgagctccaggGACCTGCGGTGCTCCTGCCACTTCTCATTCAGGCTGGGGTCACTGCTACGCCGGTTGGTTGTAGGCACACTGCTGTCACAGGCTGTCGTCAGATTGTCAAAGGATCTTGTCTTTGGTAACCTACACAAGTACAAACAATCAGAACCCAAAGTCAgagatttgtattttattttattttatttttttttttaagttcagcTACTACGGCTTAAAACCTCCCCTCCACAACTAGGAGGGTAACAGCCTGCTCACTAATGGACTTCTGCACAGTATTATCCAGGAGCACATTTGGACCATCTGCAGTGCAAAGCTGCTTCAGAACTTTGCTGTTTGCCAGTAGGAAAATCTGTTGAATCAGACTTCAAACATTCCCAGATCCCTTTACCACAAAGCACAGATGCTTACAGTCTGGTCACACCTCCTAATTAACACATGCAAAGAATCacttcacaaaaaaaaccctaacaaagcaaagaaagttatgcaacagaaaaagaactgaaattcaAGTCAGCCAAATAAAAGCTTATATCCAACAATGATACGAAGGATCCAACAAAGCCAGGCAATGCCCTTTTTAACAGCTTAATTCATTTCCTAATCTCACAGATTCAATATATTTGTTATGCTCTGACCTCTGAAACTTAACAGTTTTCAAACCTGAAACAAGGAAAGACTGCTTTTGGTCAGTGAGTCAAACAGCCCACAAATATGCCTATGAAAAACACTTCCCTCCCACAAGTATTCTCCTCTTAATATCCCACAGTATTCTCTATTGATCTTACTTTACAGGATGGGATTTCTGAGCTCTAGGCTCACCTGCCCAGGGGCTGATCTTCAGGGCTAGAGCCTGGAACAGGGTATGGGGCACAGGTGTCGTCAGCAGGTGTAGAGGGGGAAGAACAGGGCAGGTAAACAGCACTCCAGAGCATTAAATTACGCACATGGCACACTGGGTACAGCAcctgagagagaaaaacacacacaactgTTCAGAAATTGCAACTGCTTGCTCCCAGGGTGCAAAGAGGTGTTCAGATCTGATTGGGATAGTCCTGGGTTATTATTCAGATTTGCAGCTGGGAGGCCGTGTCAGATCTCTAGATAGTTCAGAAGGCCTGTGAGCAGCTACGGCACTTTTAATCACCTACACCTGGATAAGCAATTATCTTCTCTTTCAGGGAGCTTGAGGCATTACAATGCTGGCTTTCAACTTCCCGTGAATGAATTGCTGCAACGTGCACAGTGTGAATCTACACCTTAATAATGCCTCTGAGCCATTTAAAGTGCAGAGGAATTCAGCAGCCATAGCAGAACCTTCCCTGTACTTTGTACTACAGCGTGCCATACGAGAGAAAGAACTCATAGCCTCTAAGACTGCAATTCATCAAAGCTAACCCTGTCTTTAAAGGAAGCACTCACATGAGAAAAATTAAGTACATGTAGAAATACTTCTGCTGAACAGGCAGCCTGCTCTTGAAAGGGATTCCTTGACTGTGCAATATGCTTCCTATTATGTTTCAATTTAAGAACACCTTGAATCTCTCTATCACTGTTtttgcagggagcagcagagagcagccaggGGGGTCAGAGGGAGGGTGTGGGGCAGCTCACTTTGAGGACTGCTGCTCTTAATGACCACGGTTTTAGAACAGATGTGGCCACATCAGTGAGGCACCTTTTCAACACTGAAgtaaaacaaggaagaaatgaataCAAGATAGGAAATTAGTAAAACTCCTAAGAACACACAATTTAACCCAGTCAGTTTAGTATGGCGTGCCATTTACCAAGAACATGGCCCAGGTCACCTAGAGCTCACCTGcagtgcaggatgcagcaggTAAAGGCAGCCCAGGGACAGAGCAGCTACCTGGCTACACTGCCTGCGCTGAGAGTGCTCtctgagctcctcctgctgttATAAGGGAGCACTCAGATGCACCCATAACTCCAGAAGCCCTCACAATCCGTACTTATCTGCAGTGCCTCATGCTTTCAGCTATCGCACCCACTCTGCTAATGGCAACGTCAGGCTGGAAGGTCTTGAAAGGCTCTCTCTGATGCTGTCTGTCACCACAACAGATGGATGTGCACACAGATGGAGCACAGGCTGCAGGTATGGTGTCCAGAGGAGATGGGCACTGATGGGCACAGTATTCAGCTGATGTGAATACTGAATTCATCCTTTTAGAGCAAATGCAGACGAACTCCTCCTTGCTAAGCCaagttttaattttcctctaAGTAACAATCATAAGCCACATCCATCATATGCAAACCTAACCCTTGCAGTTAGGTTTGTGGTATCTGATGTTTCATtaacaaaaagcatttaaatatttataagagTCTTTGCTATCCTTGTCATGGTGACCTCTGATGACTGACTGGTTGTTTACATGCCATGCCTACCACAGTGCAGCTCTGTCTAAATGCCCTTCCATCAAATACAAAGGAAGGTAACTGCAAGCCCTTCCTGGACGGGAAGCTTCAATGAGCCAGAGTGAAAATGTGGGAGTATTACAAGAAACACAAATATGCCAGATGATCCTAGTtacattttctgtgtctgtatTAAACTTGAATCTAAACAGTGTCTAGGTTTGTATGCCATTTTATGACACTCCTCTGACACAGCTTAGTTCTCTAGAAAGGTCTATCTgtcaaacacagaaatgttagttacagaaaatgtgtttccaGCACAGAGAAATTTCTGAGGTTGCACCTGACATTCCTCAAATACCAACAGCCCTAATGCAAGACCTGAAACATAAAACTGAACAGAGCACCCAGCTGTAAATATCAAAGAGGAGAGCTAAGGTGTTTCCAGAAGGGTGTATTATCTCTACACTGGAGTCACGGTGAGTGAACCTGTATGATGTCCCACTGCTACAGGCTGGGTACTGCACTAAGGATGCACTTCTGAGAGTATCAGACTTGAGAGTCCCCTGAGAGACAGAGACTCTCCCATGAGGTGGGTAAGAAAGGATACGTACAGATTCTGATTGGGAGGAGTAGAGCAGGTTCTTGAAGGCTTTGTTTGCTGCCCGCAGCAAAGACCAGACAGAACAGGTCCGTTCCTGAgtgtgtttttctcctctctctttcgCATTGTTGCACAGGAATGTACCAAAGAGGCAAGAGTAGGTGTGCTGCACCAATTTGACCTGCAGAGACCAATACAGATACAGTCATATGGCAAAAGACATCAGCTTAATGCAagaatgcttcagaaaaaagaaagctttccttCAGAGGGCAATACATCCCCTTCCCAAAGACTGATATATACACGAACCTGGAATTTTTTGTCTGTCTCCTTATGAATTAATTGCAAAAGGATTTACACATAGAGGCATCTCTTATAATCATAACTAAAAACTCAAGGAGAAATTGCAAAATATAAAGACAAGTAGTGGTTCATACTCATGCATAAAAGTCTTGCTAACTTAAAATTCACAGACCTGAAGGACAAGTAagttataaaatattaatgctgcagcagaaagacaaaacaGTGGAAATAAGTATTAATTTGTGTCAGTATAGATGTAGATAGCATACATCCTAATCATTATTCACTCCATACTGTGCTCAATGCCTGACCAAGCAGCTTAACGTGAACCTAACTTTAAGTATCTGAATAATCCCAACAGTCCCAATGGCTGTGCACAAACAGACTGGGGGTTTTGCTGTAAGGCAGTGAGAACATTAAGGGTAATGTTcacacacagctcccactgaTTAGCGGTGAGCTAGGGAGCCAGTTATAATCTTATGCATCCTATTTCACAACTGAGCTAAGCTAGGACTGTACATAAGCTCAGTTACATGGCCGAGCTGGCAAGCAGTAATGCAAGTCATCTACAATCACAGCAATGTGCTTTAAATCTGTAGTGGATCAGACACTCCATAAAAGCCTTTATTCCTCAGGTTATTCGTTCTGCAGGCTGCAAGTGCCACCTTCCCAGAGACTCGCTTCCTGGCCTTAAAAACTGACTCTGACAGTCCTAGGCAAGTTTCTAATAGGAGGGCTGTCCCCttccaaggaaaacaaacacagctggTACATCCTGTACATTttcagcaaagaaggaaaaactgaatgACGAGGTAAAGTGAAGGAGTGCTTAGAGGAGTCTTCAAGTCCCAAAGAGATCAAAGTCAAGGGACGTTTATATTGCCAGTAAGCAATTTTATGTTGTGTGGATGTATTACACTGAACTTATTTCAGCATCTCAAGTGAAATGATTAAATTCatatcatttatttcattctttaaacTTCAAAAGAAGCCCTTAAGGGCCCTGCTTCTGTTTTAAGAGTGAACAGACCCCAGGCTCCATGAAGTATACAAGTATTTTTGTCTGCTGCATCAGGGCacctttcccatttcctttaTCAGGCTGAAGATATCCTGTCACAGATAGACGGGGAAAATCAGAAACCCCTCAGGGCTCTTCGGTATGTTAGTAGTGGGTTAGGAGCAGTCTATAAAACAGCAAGCTCTCAAGCCACAACTCACAAGGAATGCTTCGTTAAACTCGAAAGAGCAGGGGAACTGCCTCTGGAGCTGATGGACGCAGTCCAGCCACTGCAAAAACACCGGGCAGCGCTCATTGAGGTCATCCGAATTCTCACCATGGCCACAGCGATCGGCAAACTTGTGGCCAAAATCCAGCCACTCCATCTCCACCAGCACCTGGAAACCCTGCAGAAACACAAGCACAGGTGAAAATTTCCtctttagttctttttttttttttaagacagtcTGAGACTCGTGGAGCTCATCTTATTGCTGTGTCCTCACTCCTCCTGACTTCCCTTCAGAATTAGTCCCCATCACTTACCTTTTCTCCTTTACCCAACGCCTCTATTTTCTTAAATGCTGCACAATGAAATTAGGACTGAAATGAATTCCCAAGCTCACATGGATGGGAAAGGGAACACGACAGATTACTAAGTCCTCTGGGTCACAAGGAAGCAGACCTTGACATGAGAGTTATCTTGGCAAGGCAGGGGCAAGCAGGAACTTCACATCTTGACTCAAACCTGGATAATGGTAACCTTCACTTGGatataaaaaggaaattttaaagctctcctctgaaaacaaaggagagatctttctgtcaaaaaagaaaataattcgACCACGACAAGATATCCACACTCAGAGATTGCTTGCCTACGTGTATATCAAATGTAGCACAGCTATAAGTTTGATAAAGGTCAGACTGCACAATTTCTCATGCAAGCTCAAAGGGCAAAGCACGTTCCAAAATAGTGTCTGGTGAAGTGCCTGGCTGTGACACCTAAGTCTAACAGGACCTAAAATCTACCACGTTAGGAAGGTCTTGCTTCTTAGTGCAATGAAAAACTGTAGATCACACTTTATTAAGCCAATAGTTgtaattcaaaaggaaaaaaaaaagttgatggCTGTAAAGCCTGAAAGTGACAACGATGAAATTCGTTTTTCTGAACATTCCTGATTCTTGTGCAGACAGTTACAGTTTATGGCTCCCTCTGATGCAGCAGTGGAAAGGcaggcaggaaaaaagatgCGTGTAGAAGAACTTTTCGATTTGAACAGGAAATGACAACACTGAGGAGGGACCAGGAGGAGCTTCTGTGCCAGAGACAGAGCAGTGTTTTGACCTGGAGGATGCTGACCTCTAGAAGCCACGTGAAAAAGGATCTGAGAAAGCCTCCACAATTTCCTCCAAAGAGCACTGCTACAGTTTCAGTTCCTGGTCCTCACATATCTGAGGGTTTAAACACCAGTTTACAGCACAGTGCACAGACACCAGCTTCTGTTCTAGACAACAAAGGCATCTTGCACGTGGGCTGGCAGATGGAATCTTGCCATCACATATCCCACAGTGCTGAAAAgccatggaagaaaaaaatcaggctgAAAAAGCAACAGTGTTATAACTAAGTGACAAGGgataatgaaagaaatgaaactggaGAAATATGTAGCtaagaaaaccagaaaagagaaacagagaaaggcTTTGCACCTGCAGTTGGCTGAGaaactgcagctgtgccagaagCACTCTGTATTGCATGTTCCTAAGCTAAATATGGGGAAAGGAACACCATGACTAGGCAGTTattgaaaagaggaaaaacataaTCTGCTCTTGAATTACAGACTATATTTACACCTACATGTAACTGTATCTGCAGACTGCTGTTAGTTAACTCCTGCtagctcctgtgctgcttctAGTTGAAaaatctgtaattattttttaatacgAAATTCCTTGGAAAGGAACCCAAACTCAATAAGTGCCTCGTTCACTAACAGATGGCTTACAAACCTCTGTGGTCCTGTAGTAGGGATCTAGCAGCAGTTTGGCCAGAGCCACGATCTGGGGGGTTCGGTCCCAGCCATCCGAGCAGTGCACCAAGACAGGTCGCTGGTCTCGGTCCACAGCATGAACCACAAGTAGTGCAGATTTCAGAAGTACAGATAAGTGCTGCAGCCATTTGGTGCTCTCCAGAGCTGACAACCaactagaagaaaacaaaggaggaCAATCTTTGCTCTCTTAAAATGCTTCCAGGTTTGAATCTCTGATTTCATCAAATCAAAGCATAGCCATTATTAAATGTGTACTTTAATAGGCTGTGAATGTCATCACcgattatttttcatttgcattttgctAAGACTTTCCCTGAACTGTAAGAAACAAAGCCTTGCAGTCCACTGCAGGAATAATCAGGCTATGGCACATGGTTTGCTGCATACAGCCTGCAAGAACAAGCAGTAGCCCAGACACGTGCATAGCACATCACCAGCAGAGGCCACCATAAGCACCACTGGGTAACGGTTACTTCCAGCAGCCTGTACTGACTCTCCTGTTCCCAGCTGAGGATTCAGGTTGCACTGCACTCCTGCTGTCCGTGGCGGATCTTGGGACTCTGCCATATGATCAGGACAACTCCACTGTGCATTGGAGGTTTGGAACCTCTGAGCTGCCTCTGCCATCACGCACATCTCAACTACTGCCAGGCTTTCCGAGTTGTGCTGGAGGTGCCTTGAGAATCACAGCAGCATGGAGGTTTTCCTATCAGCTCAGTATGGATGGCTGTTCTGGATCTACTCTGAAAGCACGTACTACATTTAGCAACAAATTCAGGTCAGGGAAATGGTAGGGGAGACAGGACTGGTGCAGCTGCAGTGTCCTAATGAAGATCCAGCCTCAGAAGCCCCTGAGGTGATGCACCACTAGCAGCTCATCATCCCACAGCACTGAAGGGCTACATTCCCTGACAAACCCCTACAAATGCATGAAGCATGTGGAACAGCACTAGAATACTCTGAAGGAGAGCCAGGCTGCAAAGATTAAAGATCCAGGAAGTGCAGGTTAGAGTAAGTGCTAGCACTCAGAAGCCCATTTGAAAGGAATAAGATTCCAGGATCAAAATTCAGGGCTAAAATATAATTCCCAATCTCATTTTCTAGGTTTACTTCAGAGAAAACACTACAACAAATCCTATAGGAATGAAATTACAGGTTTGCATTTTTGCACAGAAAAgtcagcaggaggaaaaaaccGAACACTTGAACATCAGTttacaaaacagcagaaaaaatgtaCAGAGAGATGTAAACAGAGGCAAAAACCACCGAACATCCACTTACTTTCCTGGATCTGGCATTTGTGTGCAGAGCAGACGCAGGGACTGAAAGCTCTTCCGGATAGAATGAATGTTTGCCATTCCCATGAACACTACTTCACAGTTTGGATAATACTCTGCAGGGAAATACCGAGAGAAGAAACTAAGAACTATGCTCAGCTTCATTTCTAACAGCAGCTTCTTCCGAAGAACAAACCAACAGTACTGAGGGCAGATGAAAGAAGCTGTTTACAAACATTCTGTAAGGAAAAACTAGTGCCTGGACTTCAGGGGGTATTGCAGACATtacaacacaacacagcaatACAGGAAAGAATTAGCAAAGCGTTTCTGTATTTCTTGTCAGTGTTTTGCTTCACGTTACAAAAAGCAGAGCACAAACCTATGGAATAGTGATAGTGCTGTGTCAGTGGTTACAGAATGCTTTTATACACACTGAGAAGCATAGAGAATATTTAACTGATAATTTGTGGATGTTCCTAAGTTTGGTAAGCTAATTTCTGTTCCTTATAGGAGTTATGGCTTTGCTTTCATAGCCGCTCAGGAAGGCTGAAAGGTCACTTCAGCCCTTCTTCCGTGCTGAATGTCTCTATTGCAAGGAACATGCAACACCTGAGAAATACTCAAAGTTAGGAAAACAGAATTACTGAGCAttccttcagatgctgctaCAGCCTGTACTCagacagctgctctgctggggagcagcagcagcacagtcagTGGTCACCAGTGGACTGAGCTTTGCTCTGTACTGCTGCTTCTATCTGCACAAAGTGATGACAATAGCAATAAAATGATCTCTcatagaacagaaaaagaatcacGAATTAAAATGGGATATTGATTGCTTGTGTAAGAAAATCCAGCATTCTCTAAGAAGAGTGTGTTTTCTAAAGTTAATGAGGCCAACAAATTCTGGCCCAAACCAGAACATCCTGTTAGTGATAAAACAAGGAACTGCAGTCCAAAATGACTGACAGCACCAGGCTAAGTATTTTTGCAATTTTTACTGAATGATGTTATAAATACCACAAAACAGAATACAACTGAGATGTTACACTTGGAGAATGAAGTAAACTTGGCaattcctgggaaaaaaaacccatcagcATAAATGAAGCACTTAATGCAAGTCAAATGTGCTGGAAGCGATACTGAAGCTGCCTGGACATTTTCTACAAACAATTCAAGAATCAATAGACATGAGGAAAATTAAACCTATTGTATacactgctttccattttgcagtTTTACTCTGTGATGATGATGagttatttattcattttgaggtgttaaatggaaaattcatctcttccttctgatGTCCATCTATCAAAGTGCAGCTATTGCAGCAAAGACCAAAGCAGGAATACATGGCTGAAATAGCTTTTGTTACCTTATCAAcaattttttctgttattttttttttttttcagattcttcAGCCATGGAATTTTAACAGTCTGTATTCACATCCAACAGCAATAGAATAATATCTTGTTTATATCATCAACCATTAGCAAGTGCCAAAGTATACAGAAAGTGATAAATGTGAATGTATGACAAATGCAAGATGGATTAGGATTTCAGTTGCCTCGGGTTACAGCATAAATGCTTACAAATGCTTCAGCTTTACAAAAATTGTTGAAAAGTTGTCTTCTGCACAACCATTCCAGAACACTGCTATCCTTTACAGTTAACAGATTTCAAAGTTTGCTCAGTTTTTCAGATATTTAGACAGTGGATGTGTTTGTCTCACAGTAGTTTATGTATTTGACTCAGGAGGGGAAAGACTATCAGCACAGTAGAGCATACACTGAGCCCTGTTACCAGCTGGTTTTGTGCTGTGAGAAAGCTAACTGACAGTTAAACCTGTCCTTCTGAAGGGCTGTGTGACAGCTGCCACGGTCCAGAATTTTCCTCTAGATGAGCAGTACTTGCATCCACGCAGTCTGTTAAATATGCACTACCTAAGTATATCACTGTAATTATGGTCAAACAAATGTTTTTGATCAACTTAATACAGAACTGTGAAGAAGTACTGCTTACCTGGGCACTCACAGCCTCCACCTTTGGCTCTGTtagccacagctgctgcatagGACCGTGCATCTAAGATCAAAAGCTTCTGAGGCTGTATTGCCAAACTCTCTGCTCCCGAGGCATTAGAGATTGAGGAATCTGGGGGAGAAGACATGCAATTGAAGAATAACTAGAGGGATACTCTTGGCATTGTTTGCAACAATGATTCACTCAAGTCCCACTGTGTGTATGCATtgtgcacacagaaatcacagaatgcctCATTAATTACAAGGGATACAATCTGTTACAGCACACAGAGGAGATGAAGCTTTATATAAAAGCTCTGCCTTTTACAGAAAAGCAACAGTGGCAAACTTACCAAATTCCACATCAGAGAGGTCTCCTCCGTTGGAGAAATCTCTTGAACAATTTCCATTCATTAGTTTGTTACTGCTGGACCTTGAATCTGACGCACAGGCTTTGGCTACGGACTGGACAAGGTGCTCATCATCTGCATTCCTCCAGCCCCACCAACTGACCTCAGGTTGTCCACAGCGGGAAATGACTGCTCCATTGCTCTGGTGCCTGAAAAAGTAGAGAACAGAAAGATCTAGTGCATAACTTGAAAGGTCAGGATGAAAAACACAGAGGGCACGAAAAGTTAAACGGTTCCCTCCAGCATTTTAATTCCTGTTGAGGAACCTATAGCTCAGCAGTTATCCCCAGCCTGTGATTCAGTGGACAATGCATTCCACATGCTTCACTTCAAAATGCTGCCTGTAACTACACATTCGCTTAAAGGGAAAAGTCAAAGCTGAGATTGGTAATGGAGAACAGAGCATTCTTCTGCTTAACATTGCTGCCTGTTTGCCAGTAAAAGCTGGGGAACATTTCAGAACAACAGGCTGCCATAAAGGGGTATCCAACACCTCCTGGCTAGTCAGGTCTACAGCTGCAGTGTGACACACTAAATGTGAAAGTTCAATTTAGCTCGTGCTAAATTATAAAGCTAGAAAGGAGTAAAACCAGAGATTCATGCTTTGATGAGCTTTCTGTTGTTAAATCAAAACATTCCACTAATTGAATCTGGGAAGAATGTTATGATTTTGGTATGAAATGCT of Gallus gallus isolate bGalGal1 chromosome 15, bGalGal1.mat.broiler.GRCg7b, whole genome shotgun sequence contains these proteins:
- the MTMR3 gene encoding myotubularin-related protein 3 isoform X9 is translated as MTSPMAAVLEKSSLLFQQSVELAAECILISEDEPQSIVSEDEDFSSYPGPVMDEETQHSLECIQANQIFPRKQLIREDENLQVPFIELHGESTEYVGRAEDAIIALSNYRLHIKFKESVVNTGCPNDACETSVPLQLIESVECRDIFQLHLTCKDCKVIRCQFSTFEQCQDWLKRLNNAIRPPSKIEDLFSFAYHAWCMEVYASEKEQHGDLCRPGEHVTSRFKNEVERMGFDMNNAWRISNINEKYKLCGSYPQEIIVPAWITDKELESVASFRSWKRIPAVVYRHQSNGAVISRCGQPEVSWWGWRNADDEHLVQSVAKACASDSRSSSNKLMNGNCSRDFSNGGDLSDVEFDSSISNASGAESLAIQPQKLLILDARSYAAAVANRAKGGGCECPEYYPNCEVVFMGMANIHSIRKSFQSLRLLCTQMPDPGNWLSALESTKWLQHLSVLLKSALLVVHAVDRDQRPVLVHCSDGWDRTPQIVALAKLLLDPYYRTTEGFQVLVEMEWLDFGHKFADRCGHGENSDDLNERCPVFLQWLDCVHQLQRQFPCSFEFNEAFLVKLVQHTYSCLFGTFLCNNAKERGEKHTQERTCSVWSLLRAANKAFKNLLYSSQSESVLYPVCHVRNLMLWSAVYLPCSSPSTPADDTCAPYPVPGSSPEDQPLGRLPKTRSFDNLTTACDSSVPTTNRRSSDPSLNEKWQEHRRSLELSSLGNPGEDPFDGDGLSKQGRAPLGAELSVAAGVAEGQMENILQEATKEDVVLEEHLRGSLETAGKGDEIASDKEKRTENLHGYVSELCEKAEDKGMVMNNPCPVSQGACELKGHQEEHIDLSNTIQKLPQVKGLQTVPLESFVNRDTQKNVEEGVGKPEGEGESLHGVSHAGLLLPLMSLHEVRTSNIESSTETLTENEAKQELVPKGPCHRAHLVDNSADELSRTIENRPEGESGIELQKLGTKVHRTSGSSSTHIPMPSPCALPLGECKDEVVCNGELEPENKMTEKPAGLGIVQKYHATNGHCVNGEDGRMKASLSRQVSAASCSSAQLHLRNLHQKWMMSHLGKQQAAGSPDQPARSHLDDDGMPVYTDVIQQRLRQIETGHQQEVETLKKQVQELKSRLESQFLNSSLRLNGDYGDEVTSIPDSESNLDQNCLSRCSTEIFSEASWEQVDKQDTEVTRWLPDHLAAHCYGCDSTFWLASRKHHCRDTERVDQIWNCGNVFCSSCCNQKVPVPSQQLFEPSRVCKSCYSSLHPSSASLDLELDKPITATSN
- the MTMR3 gene encoding myotubularin-related protein 3 isoform X1, whose amino-acid sequence is MDEETQHSLECIQANQIFPRKQLIREDENLQVPFIELHGESTEYVGRAEDAIIALSNYRLHIKFKESVVNTGCPNDACETSVPLQLIESVECRDIFQLHLTCKDCKVIRCQFSTFEQCQDWLKRLNNAIRPPSKIEDLFSFAYHAWCMEVYASEKEQHGDLCRPGEHVTSRFKNEVERMGFDMNNAWRISNINEKYKLCGSYPQEIIVPAWITDKELESVASFRSWKRIPAVVYRHQSNGAVISRCGQPEVSWWGWRNADDEHLVQSVAKACASDSRSSSNKLMNGNCSRDFSNGGDLSDVEFDSSISNASGAESLAIQPQKLLILDARSYAAAVANRAKGGGCECPEYYPNCEVVFMGMANIHSIRKSFQSLRLLCTQMPDPGNWLSALESTKWLQHLSVLLKSALLVVHAVDRDQRPVLVHCSDGWDRTPQIVALAKLLLDPYYRTTEGFQVLVEMEWLDFGHKFADRCGHGENSDDLNERCPVFLQWLDCVHQLQRQFPCSFEFNEAFLVKLVQHTYSCLFGTFLCNNAKERGEKHTQERTCSVWSLLRAANKAFKNLLYSSQSESVLYPVCHVRNLMLWSAVYLPCSSPSTPADDTCAPYPVPGSSPEDQPLGRLPKTRSFDNLTTACDSSVPTTNRRSSDPSLNEKWQEHRRSLELSSLGNPGEDPFDGDGLSKQGRAPLGAELSVAAGVAEGQMENILQEATKEDVVLEEHLRGSLETAGKGDEIASDKEKRTENLHGYVSELCEKAEDKGMVMNNPCPVSQGACELKGHQEEHIDLSNTIQKLPQVKGLQTVPLESFVNRDTQKNVEEGVGKPEGEGESLHGVSHAGLLLPLMSLHEVRTSNIESSTETLTENEAKQELVPKGPCHRAHLVDNSADELSRTIENRPEGESGIELQKLGTKVHRTSGSSSTHIPMPSPCALPLGECKDEVVCNGELEPENKMTEKPAGLGIVQKYHATNGHCVNGEDGRMKASLSRQVSAASCSSAQLHLRNLHQKWMMSHLGKQQAAGSPDQPARSHLDDDGMPVYTDVIQQRLRQIETGHQQEVETLKKQVQELKSRLESQFLNSSLRLNGDYGDEVTSIPDSESNLDQNCLSRCSTEIFSEASWEQVDKQDTEVTRWLPDHLAAHCYGCDSTFWLASRKHHCRDTERVDQIWNCGNVFCSSCCNQKVPVPSQQLFEPSRVCKSCYSSLHPSSASLDLELDKPITATSN